The nucleotide sequence CTTGATCGCCGACGGGTCCACCTGGCGGCCGAAGTCGCGAACGACCAGCCTCAGGGCCCGGCGGGCGTCCAACACCACCATCTCCATGCTCACGTCGATCCGCTGCTCGGTGCTTCCCTCGTAGCCGTGCTCGATCACGTTGGCCAGCGCCTCATTGAGGGCCAGGCCGATCTGGCCCACCTGCTGCCCGGTGAACCCTTCCCGGCTGGCAAAGGCTTCGGCGGCCGCCCTGACCACGCAGATCTGCTTGGGATCCGAGGCAATCCGCATCCGGATCACCTTGCTCTCCGTTCTGATCGACACAATCGATTACTCCGAGCCGCCCGTCGTGACCGGCGGGCCGGCTGGTTTCGGCCTGGTTTTTGAACCGCTGATCCTATTCTCTTTGAGCCACGTCCGCCAGCGTTCGACCGCTTCGACCCGCTCGTGGAGCGGCCCGTACGGCTGATACCCGAAGTCCTGCCCGGTCATCTCTCGCAGGGCGGAGACGGCGGCCAGGCGCACCGCGGCGTCCTCATCGTCCAGCCGGTCCACGATCAGCGGAAGGGCCGACCGATCGTCCCGTTCCAGCGCCTCAACGATCGCCCGCACGCGCTCGGCTGCCTGAGGGTCCTGGATGCGCTGCTGATACTCCACCTCGGCGACCTGCCGACCGCAGCCGGCCAGCATCGCCGCTGCGATGGCGGTAGTCAGAACCGATCTGTATCCGCTCCAGGACATGCTTCCGTTCCTCAATTCAGGACCGGCTGCGGCTGGCCACGGTGACGGGTGGCACCCCGAATGCGGCGCGCACCAACCGCTACTTCTATTCTATCGGCTGATCGCCCGTTGCGGCCCACTGCAAAAAGCACCGCCATTGCCGGTTGACGGCTAGAGTCCCAGCAGCCGCACGGCGTTATCGTGCAGGATCTTGCGCTTGTCCTGGTCGGCGATTTCGGCGTGATCGATCCGGGCTCGCTGCATGGGGGCGGAATACAGCGGCGTGTCGGTGCCGAACAGGATGCGGTCCGACCCGATCTGCCGGACGGCCCATTCCAGCAGGTTGGCGGTGATTCCCGATGCGCTGGAGGTGTCGACGAACACGTTGCCGTGCCGACTTGACTGGACTGCCCGCACCTGGTGGCCTGGATCGCCGTCGAACCCGCAGCCCAGGTGTGCCAGGATCAGCCGGACGTCCGGGAAATCGTTGGCGAACTTGACGAAATCGCTCGGCAGGCTCCGCTCCTCGCCGCTGTGGGTGATGATGACCGTTCGCAGCTCCGCCGCCAGCTCGAACAGCGACCGGCCGTGCTCGGTGATCGGGTATTCGTGTTCTTCCGGATGGACCTTGATGCCCACGCACCACGGCTGGGTCAGCATCTCGCGGGCCTGGTCGAACGTTTGCGGCTGGCGCGGGTCGACGACCACCCACTGGCGGAGCTCCGGCCACCGGGCCACCACCGTCGCGGCCTCCTCGTTGCCCGCGGCGGCGTCCGCCTTGCCTCGTGGCATCAGCCCCAGCAGCGGCGAGACCACGGTGACCTGCACGCGGGCCCGCCTCGCCCGGTCCACCACCACCTCCGGCCCGCCGG is from Phycisphaerae bacterium and encodes:
- a CDS encoding ATP-binding protein, translating into MSIRTESKVIRMRIASDPKQICVVRAAAEAFASREGFTGQQVGQIGLALNEALANVIEHGYEGSTEQRIDVSMEMVVLDARRALRLVVRDFGRQVDPSAIKGRDLDDVRPGGLGVHLIRAAMAQVTYRRHEQGGMEMTMVKFLDEGQGSES
- a CDS encoding HEAT repeat domain-containing protein, translating into MSWSGYRSVLTTAIAAAMLAGCGRQVAEVEYQQRIQDPQAAERVRAIVEALERDDRSALPLIVDRLDDEDAAVRLAAVSALREMTGQDFGYQPYGPLHERVEAVERWRTWLKENRISGSKTRPKPAGPPVTTGGSE
- a CDS encoding amidohydrolase family protein, yielding MDIREQKAIDVHGHYGIYTQENAGIKNELMTGGPEVVVDRARRARVQVTVVSPLLGLMPRGKADAAAGNEEAATVVARWPELRQWVVVDPRQPQTFDQAREMLTQPWCVGIKVHPEEHEYPITEHGRSLFELAAELRTVIITHSGEERSLPSDFVKFANDFPDVRLILAHLGCGFDGDPGHQVRAVQSSRHGNVFVDTSSASGITANLLEWAVRQIGSDRILFGTDTPLYSAPMQRARIDHAEIADQDKRKILHDNAVRLLGL